The genomic segment TTCGATCATTGCAACATAAATTAAAGTATATTTTTAATTTACCGCATACGGTAAAAAGCTGTGGTTTCAGGTAAAAAAACACCCGGAAATCAAGCGTCGAGTCACCGTTTCGCAACTTTTATAGTATCATTTTTGCCCTTAAAATGCAATGTTCGCAAAAAGCTTGTTACGATATTTGTAGCACTACACCACAAAGGCAGAATGCACTGCGCTTTATTTAGATAAATTAACATTTGCAGTTCCTTCCAATCGCATATTTTACGTTGACATTTTTGTATCACCTGTTACAATAGAAATAGAAATGTGAGCATAAAAAGGCTTGCCAAAAGCAAAGATTTACATGAAACGAGAGGGGGAAATGTTATGGCTGCAACACGAATCCGTTGGATTGCCCTTAATTATAATCTACCCATCAACCCCTCGAAAAACAGGGTGTATGTTTGGCGTAAACTAAAAGATATTGGCGCTGTGGCATTTAACCACGGTGTTTCTTTGCTGCCAAAAAGCAGCCGAAAGGTAAGCGAACTTGTGCTGCTGTGTGAAAAAATAAAAAACTTGGGTGGCGAGGCTGCCATTATTGAAATGAACTTTGTAAACCAAAAAGACGAGCAGGCAATGATTCAACGCTTTGAACAGCAGAGTGTTGAAGAATATAAAGATTTGATTGAAAACTGCAACAGTTTACTGGTTAAAATCAAAACCAAGTCTGCCAAACTGGATGATAAGACCTCGGATGAAATCAAAAAGCTTGTTAGGCGGTATGGCAGAGCAAAGAGCAGAGACCACTTTGGGGCATCTGCCGAAACTGAAATTGAAAAGCAAATTGACCGTATTTTTGACCGTTGTGTGGCGGACGCTTCGGACTTTGCCGACCAACTGAAAAAGTTAATTGACAAAGCTAAATTTTAACAAAACTTGTACAAATTGTATTGATATGTGAACAAACGCCATGAAACATAGCATGAACGTGAAATAATGAGGAAAACAATGGTTTTCGCTATTTAAATTGAAAAAGACTGTGATAAGTAGTTGCTTATTACAGTCTTTGTTGTGTTTAAGCGGTTTGCAGACGGCTTGACCACAGGAGTATAATAAAATCATCCAAAGAACACACTCCGGCAAAAACACTATTGGGAGTGAAATTTATGCATTAGCAATACTTACCTATCATAAATGTACAAATACTTTTTTAATGATGATAAAGGTGAGTGAAATCGTGAAAACCGAAAGTTTATACAGGGTAGACAGAAAAGACGAAGATAAGCTGAAACAGTTGTTGACTGAATGCTTCCGAGAGGATCCGCTCTACTGTCAATTGATACCAAAACAAGAAATCAGAAATAAGATTCTGCCGGATATTTTTAGTTGTGATTTGGATGAGATGTTTGAAAACTGCGAAGTTTATGCAGACAGTGAGGACGTCAACGGTATTATCGTTGTATCGGACGAAAGTGAGCCGTACAACCCGATTAAATACTATGCTACCGAGGTTTTTTATGCGCTGAAAACAGCCGTATACCTAATTAAAGATGACCCCAGTATGCAAACTTTTATTAACTTTATGAAGGGTAAGAGTTACCTCAACTCCGAGTGGACTGAGGAAATCAAGCAGGAAAATCGCCTGCATATTATCTACTTTGCGGTGCGCCCGTCTATGCGCGGTAAAGGCATTGCAAGCAAGATGATGAGCTCTGTGCTGGAATATGCCGATAAAAACAGAATGACAACATCACTTGAAACGCATAATGTAGAGAACGTGCATATGTATGAGCATTATGGCTTTAAGCTGTTTGAAACGGTGCAAAAAAACTTTAGCCTCAAACAGTTCTGCATGGTAAGATGAAACTATAGCTTTTTTCGTTGTGAAACGAAAAAATAGGCATTGGGCCTGCCACGCAAGTGGTTTTGCAAACAAATGCCGTTATGCAAACAATCCCGTTTTAAAACGGAACTGCTGCAAGAAAAGCTGTTGCCCCAAAAGGCAGCGGCTTTTTTGTCGTATTGGGGCAAAAAGCGTATATGGTAACCCGTTTTGCGAAAAAAGGTGCTTTTTTATGCGCTTTTGTTGATATTTCGGCATTACAAAAGTATAATATAAAGATATGCAAGATTAATTACGGCGGCGCAATTTGCCGCAGAGGTGGTTTACAATATGGACAGTAAAGTAAAGCGTTTTTTTGATGAGATGCAAAACAAAAAAGTGGCGTTTATCGGTTTAGGGGTTACCCATACCCGTTTAATTCAGATGATGGCACAAAAAGGCATCGACTGCACACTATGCGATAAAAAAAGCGAAGAACAGCTTGGTGAAGCGGGAGAAGAGTTGAAAGAGTACGGGGTAAAGTTTGACCTTGGCGAGGGGTACCTCAACAACCTTACCAAATACGATGTTATTTTTCGTACACCCGGGATGTACTACAACAACGAAAAGCTTACGGCTGCCCGCAAAGCAGGCAGAGTAGTCACGTCCGAAATGGAGGTTTTTCTCGACCTTTGCCCTTGTAAAAAGTATGCTGTGACAGGTTCGGACGGCAAAACCACCACCACCACCCTGATTGGTGAAATGCTCAGTATTCAGGGCAAAACCGTTCACGTCGGCGGCAACATCGGCAAACCGCTGCTTTGCTATATTGAAGAAATATCACCCGATGATTGTGCTGTGGTGGAACTTTCAAGCTTTCAGCTGCTTTCTATGCGGCAGGCGGTAGATGTAGCGGTAGTCACCAATGTGGCACCGAATCACCTGGATATACATGGTACCATGGAGGAATACATTCAAGCGAAACAGCACCTTGTTGCGCATCAAAATGCATTTTCGCGCACTGTGCTTAACAACGATAACGAAATTACCCGCAGCTTTGCCAAGCTGGTTCGCGGCGACCTGCGCTGGTTTTCGCGCCGTGTAGGGGTGGAAAGAGGCACTTTTTTAGACAGCGAGGGTTACCTTTGTGCCGTAGATGAAAAGGGAATGAACCGTGTACTGCACCGCGATGAAATTCGAATCCCGGGCGTGCATAATATCGAAAATTATCTTACTGCGATTGCAGCGGTGTGGGGCGAGGTTTCCCCCGAAAACATCGCCATGGTGGCGCGCGTATTCGGCGGTGTTGAGCATCGCATTGAGCTGGTTCGTGAACTGGACGGCGTAAAATGGTACAACGATTCGATTGCAAGCAGCCCCACAAGAGCGATAGCAGGGTTAAATTCGTTTACGCATAAAGTGATTTTAATCGCAGGCGGCTACGATAAAAAAATCCCCTTTGAGCCTCTGGGCCCTAAAATTATTGAAAAAGTGAAACATCTTATTTTGATGGGGGACACAGCAGATAAAATTGAAGAAGTGGTAACGGCTCAAGAAGGATATTCCCCCGAGAGCCTGCCGATTTACCGAGTGGATTCGATGGATGAAGCCGTTGCAAAAGCACGTGAACTTGCCAAGCAGGGCGATATTGTTACGCTTTCGCCCGCGTGTGCCAGCTTTGATAAATATGCAAATTTTGAATTGCGCGGAAAACATTTTAAAAGCATCGTCAAAGCTTTATAGCAGGTATTTTAAAAAATGAACAATCAACGTATTTCAATAATAGATGAGAGTAAATAGTACCATGAAAGGAATTGACAGGATGGATACGAAAGAACTAACCCTGCGGCTGGCAGCCGCCGTGGGTGTTTCGGGTACAGAACAAAATGTAACCGCCATGGCAGCCGAAATTCTTGCCCCGTACGGAACGGTGAGAACCGATAACCTCGGCAATTTGATTTGCAGTGTGCGCAAGGCAAAAGAGGGCGCGCGCCACTATATGCTCGATGCGCATATCGATGAAATCGGTATGATTGTCACTTATATCGACACGGACGGTTTTCTCAAAGTAAGCAATGTGGGGGGGATCGACCGCCGTCTGCTGCTTGCTTCTGAGGTAATTGTGTACGGCAAACAACCGCTTACAGGTATCATCTGTTCCACTCCGCCGCATTTGCAGGGGGAGGGCGAAAAGAAAAACCCCAAAATAGACGATATCTATATTGATATTGGTATGAACCGTGAACAGGCACAAGCGGCAGTTTCTCTCGGTGACCGTGTTACCATCAAAGCGCGCAGCCGTGAGATGCTCGGAGACCTGATTACAAGCAAGGCTTTGGATGACCGAGCGGGTTGTGCCGCGGTTATCCGCGCTGTGCAGTTGCTTGCCGATACCAACCTCGACTGTGGCATTACCCTTACCCTCACCACACAGGAGGAAACGGGAGCGGCAGGTGCTAAAACAGCAGCATTTGCGGTTGCGCCTACCCATTGTATTACGGTGGATGTGAGCTTTGCCTATACGCCCGATTCTCCGCGCTATAAATGCGGCGATTTGTGCAAAGGGCCGATGATTGGCATTGCCCCCATTCTTAGCAAATATATGAGCGACCGTTTGGTTGAAGTTGCAAAAAAGAGAGAGATTCCTTATCAGACCGAGGTAATGGGCGGCGGTACAGGCACCAACGCAGACAGTATCGCATCCAGCGGTGCAGGGGTTGCTACGGGGTTACTATCCATACCTCAACAATACATGCATACTCCGGTAGAAAAGGTGAGTGTAGGCGATATCGAAAACACCGCTAAAATGATTGCGGAGTTCATCAAGGCAGAGGAGGCGCACAAATGATTGAATTGATTGAGCGACTGAGCCTGTTAAAAGGTGTTTCGGGCGATGAAACCGCCGTGGCGGAATATATCAAGAAAGAAATAGACGGGTACTGCGAGTACCACAGCGATCATGTAGGTAATCTGCTGGTGTTTAAACAGGGTGCAAAGCGCCCGCTTAAAAAGGTCATGCTCGCCGCGCATATGGACGAGGTTGGTTTTATTATCACACATATCGACGAAAAAGGCCTGCTTAAATTTACTACGGTAGGCGGAATTGACAGCCGCGTCATCATCGGTAAAGCCGTGTTGGTGGGGAACCAAGGCGTTTACGGAGTTATCGGTGCCCGCCCCGTGCATCTGATAGAGGCTGCCGAAAAAGATAAGGTAATCGAAACAGACGATTTGTACATCGACATCGGTGCGAAAGACAAGGCAGAGGCACAGCAGTATGTGAATGTGGGCGACCGCGCTGTATACGACAGCGACTTTGTGCGATTTGGCGACGGTATGATTAAAGCGCGTGCACTGGATGACCGCGCAGGTTGTGCAATCCTGATTGATATGATTCAAAACGAATTGGAATACGACACATGGTTTGCCTTTACGGTACAAGAGGAAATTGGTACAGTAGGCGCTAAGACGGCTGCATTTTCCATCGCTCCTGATTGTGCAATTGTGGTGGAAAGCACAACTGCGGGCGATGTGGGCGGCGTACCCGATGCGAAAAAAGTGTGCTCGGTGGGCAAAGGCCCGGTAGTTGGTTTTATGGACCGAGGCACCATTTACGATAGGGAGCTATACCAACTTGCAATGGACATCGGCAAAAGGAGTAGCATCCCCGTGCAAACCAAAGAGGGTGTGTATGGAGGCAACGATTCGCGTTCAATACAGTGTTCGCGCGGAGGTGTGCGTTGTATCGCTGTTTCTATGCCGTGCCGTTATCTGCATTCGCCGTCTTGTGTGCTGAAAATAGAAGATATTGAGAACACAAGGGCATTGGTTGCTCACATGTGTAAGGAGATGTCCGCCCTTGATTAAGCTGACGGATAAGGTGGATTGCATACAATCTGTATATAATGCAAGAATTTATACTCAATGGATTGCTTATAAAGACTTACCGCATGCGCCGTATTTTTACCGCACTGATGAAGGTACTCTACTTTCGTACTGCGATGGGGTGCTCACCATAGACGGCGAACTGTTTGACTCGGATGAGCTCAACCAGTTCATACGCATGTGCGGCTGCCACACGGTGGTGTGCGGTGAGCAGGCGGCGAATAGGCTGAATGTCAAAGGTCGTTACACCTCCACATCCGTTATGCGCTATGCCAAAGGGCACATTGAGTTCCACAGCAGGGTAGAGACATCCCCGAAACTGGACGATGTTTTTGCCTTACTTTATGAAACGTTTGAAAACATGCAAGCCGCTGTGTTTGAACGCTGGTATTGCGATGTTTCGCTTAAAATACGTCGGGGGCTTGCCTACGTTTACGGTATTTACGATGAATCGTTCTCAGCCCCTGAAGAGAGAGCACATACATTATCTGCCACAGCGGGCGTGTATTATCAAAACCCACATACAGCCGTCATCGGCTCGGTAGCAACCAGGCCGAACCAGCGCGGCAAAGGGTTTGCAACCCAAATTTTACATGCACTTGTTGAGCGCATACTGAGTGAGGGGCGCTTACCGCAAATTATTGCGCTGAACGAACATGCATATCAGCTTTATCAAAATATTGGTTTCGAAGAAGCCGGTAAATATTTTGAGATTACACTTGAATAAAAACAGTAAGGAAACAGAAATGGAACAAAACTTTTTTCAAATTGACCCGTATTTACAAAAGATTGCAAAGCAGGCAGAGGAGAAATGTGCTGCACGCTTTGCCCAAATAGATGAGATTGCGGAATATAATCAACTCAAGGTGCTTTCTGCATTTAATCGGCAGGGGTTGAGCGAAACCCATTTTGTAGGCAGTACAGGTTACGGCTACGGTGACCGCGGGCGAGAGGTGCTTGATGCTGTTTTTGCCGAAGTAATGGGGTGCGAAGATGCACTGGTGCGCCACAATTTTGTATCGGGTACGCATGCGCTTACCACGGCATTGTTCGGCGTGCTGCGCCCCGGCGACGTGATGGTATCTATCACCGGTTCGCCGTACGATACGATGGAAGAAGTAATCGGCATACGAGGCGAAAACACCGGTTCTCTTAAAGATTTTGGCGTGCATTATCGCCAATTGAACCTATTGCCGGACGGTACCCCCGATTACGAACAGATAGCTGAAGCGGTAAAAGGCGCAAAAGTCGCC from the Hydrogenoanaerobacterium saccharovorans genome contains:
- the murD gene encoding UDP-N-acetylmuramoyl-L-alanine--D-glutamate ligase; protein product: MDSKVKRFFDEMQNKKVAFIGLGVTHTRLIQMMAQKGIDCTLCDKKSEEQLGEAGEELKEYGVKFDLGEGYLNNLTKYDVIFRTPGMYYNNEKLTAARKAGRVVTSEMEVFLDLCPCKKYAVTGSDGKTTTTTLIGEMLSIQGKTVHVGGNIGKPLLCYIEEISPDDCAVVELSSFQLLSMRQAVDVAVVTNVAPNHLDIHGTMEEYIQAKQHLVAHQNAFSRTVLNNDNEITRSFAKLVRGDLRWFSRRVGVERGTFLDSEGYLCAVDEKGMNRVLHRDEIRIPGVHNIENYLTAIAAVWGEVSPENIAMVARVFGGVEHRIELVRELDGVKWYNDSIASSPTRAIAGLNSFTHKVILIAGGYDKKIPFEPLGPKIIEKVKHLILMGDTADKIEEVVTAQEGYSPESLPIYRVDSMDEAVAKARELAKQGDIVTLSPACASFDKYANFELRGKHFKSIVKAL
- a CDS encoding M42 family metallopeptidase yields the protein MIELIERLSLLKGVSGDETAVAEYIKKEIDGYCEYHSDHVGNLLVFKQGAKRPLKKVMLAAHMDEVGFIITHIDEKGLLKFTTVGGIDSRVIIGKAVLVGNQGVYGVIGARPVHLIEAAEKDKVIETDDLYIDIGAKDKAEAQQYVNVGDRAVYDSDFVRFGDGMIKARALDDRAGCAILIDMIQNELEYDTWFAFTVQEEIGTVGAKTAAFSIAPDCAIVVESTTAGDVGGVPDAKKVCSVGKGPVVGFMDRGTIYDRELYQLAMDIGKRSSIPVQTKEGVYGGNDSRSIQCSRGGVRCIAVSMPCRYLHSPSCVLKIEDIENTRALVAHMCKEMSALD
- a CDS encoding GNAT family N-acetyltransferase encodes the protein MIKLTDKVDCIQSVYNARIYTQWIAYKDLPHAPYFYRTDEGTLLSYCDGVLTIDGELFDSDELNQFIRMCGCHTVVCGEQAANRLNVKGRYTSTSVMRYAKGHIEFHSRVETSPKLDDVFALLYETFENMQAAVFERWYCDVSLKIRRGLAYVYGIYDESFSAPEERAHTLSATAGVYYQNPHTAVIGSVATRPNQRGKGFATQILHALVERILSEGRLPQIIALNEHAYQLYQNIGFEEAGKYFEITLE
- a CDS encoding GNAT family N-acetyltransferase, with translation MKTESLYRVDRKDEDKLKQLLTECFREDPLYCQLIPKQEIRNKILPDIFSCDLDEMFENCEVYADSEDVNGIIVVSDESEPYNPIKYYATEVFYALKTAVYLIKDDPSMQTFINFMKGKSYLNSEWTEEIKQENRLHIIYFAVRPSMRGKGIASKMMSSVLEYADKNRMTTSLETHNVENVHMYEHYGFKLFETVQKNFSLKQFCMVR
- a CDS encoding M42 family metallopeptidase, whose translation is MDTKELTLRLAAAVGVSGTEQNVTAMAAEILAPYGTVRTDNLGNLICSVRKAKEGARHYMLDAHIDEIGMIVTYIDTDGFLKVSNVGGIDRRLLLASEVIVYGKQPLTGIICSTPPHLQGEGEKKNPKIDDIYIDIGMNREQAQAAVSLGDRVTIKARSREMLGDLITSKALDDRAGCAAVIRAVQLLADTNLDCGITLTLTTQEETGAAGAKTAAFAVAPTHCITVDVSFAYTPDSPRYKCGDLCKGPMIGIAPILSKYMSDRLVEVAKKREIPYQTEVMGGGTGTNADSIASSGAGVATGLLSIPQQYMHTPVEKVSVGDIENTAKMIAEFIKAEEAHK
- a CDS encoding Chromate resistance protein ChrB; translation: MAATRIRWIALNYNLPINPSKNRVYVWRKLKDIGAVAFNHGVSLLPKSSRKVSELVLLCEKIKNLGGEAAIIEMNFVNQKDEQAMIQRFEQQSVEEYKDLIENCNSLLVKIKTKSAKLDDKTSDEIKKLVRRYGRAKSRDHFGASAETEIEKQIDRIFDRCVADASDFADQLKKLIDKAKF